The Anas platyrhynchos isolate ZD024472 breed Pekin duck chromosome Z, IASCAAS_PekinDuck_T2T, whole genome shotgun sequence genome includes a window with the following:
- the ELAC1 gene encoding zinc phosphodiesterase ELAC protein 1, with translation MSMDVTFLGTGSAYPSPTRGASALVLRREGECWLFDCGEGTQTQLMKSHLKAGRITKIFITHLHGDHFFGLPGLLCTLSLQSSPDPNKPPLDIYGPIGLRNFIWRTMELSHSQLAFPYVVHELVPTRDQCPAEEFKDFSLLRDEVPPREAQGRILHLDAGENSYLLVDNEQLVVKAFRLFHRVPSFGFVVEEKPRPGKLNVEKLKDLGVQPGPAYGKLKNGISLVLEDGRTISPSDVLEEPVPGRKICVLGDCSGLVGDEAAELCREADLLIHEATLDDTQEEKAKEHGHSTPKAASAFAKLCGAKKLVLTHFSQRYKARLSEGDADITQLKRQAEAALDGQEVALAEDLMTLEIPMKKSIFFGKNEH, from the exons ATGTCGATGGATGTAACTTTCCTCGGGACGGGCTCAGCGTATCCCTCTCCAACGAGGGGGGCGTCCGCGTTGGTGCTCCGCCGAGAAGGCGAGTGCTGGCTCTTCGACTGCGGGGAGGGGACGCAAACCCAGCTGATGAAAAGCCACCTGAAAGCAG GCAGAATAACCAAGATTTTCATAACTCATCTCCACGGCGACCACTTTTTCGGGCTTCCCGGCTTGCTGTGTACCCTCAGCCTCCAAAGCAGCCCCGACCCCAACAAACCACCCCTCGATATTTACGGCCCGATCGGACTGAGAAACTTCATCTGGAGGACCATGGAGCTCTCCCACTCCCAACTCGCGTTCCCCTACGTTGTCCATGAGCTCGTCCCTACGCGGGACCAGTGCCCTGCGGAagaatttaaagatttttctttgttgagAGACGAGGTGCCTCCCCGGGAAGCCCAGGGGAGAATTCTCCACCTGGATGCCGGGGAAAACTCCTACTTGCTGGTGGACAACGAGCAGCTGGTGGTGAAAGCCTTTCGCCTCTTCCACCGCGTGCCTTCCTTCGGCTTCGTGGTGGAAGAGAAGCCCCGGCCTGGGAAACTCAACGTAGAAAAACTGAAAGACCTCG GAGTTCAGCCAGGTCCGGCGTACGGGAAACTGAAGAACGGAATTTCCCTTGTTCTGGAGGACGGCAGAACCATTTCTCCTTCGGACGTCTTAGAAGAGCCGGTGCCCGGCcgaaaaatctgtgttttaggGGATTGTTCGGGGCTGGTCGGGGACGAAGCCGCGGAGCTTTGCCGCGAAGCCGATTTGTTGATCCACGAAGCCACGCTGGACGACACCCAGGAGGAGAAGGCCAAAGAGCACGGCCACAGCACCCCAAAAGCGGCGTCTGCTTTCGCCAAGCTGTGCGGAGCTAAAAAATTGGTTTTGACTCATTTCAGCCAGCGCTACAAAGCTCGGCTCAGCGAGGGGGACGCCGATATCACCCAGCTGAAGAGGCAGGCGGAGGCGGCGTTGGATGGCCAAGAGGTCGCGTTGGCCGAGGACTTGATGACGCTCGAAATCCCCATGaaaaagtcaattttttttggaaaaaatgagCATTAA